In Phacochoerus africanus isolate WHEZ1 chromosome 2, ROS_Pafr_v1, whole genome shotgun sequence, one DNA window encodes the following:
- the MTFR2 gene encoding mitochondrial fission regulator 2 isoform X2: MSFILSILRVMLEYFGVPINQVLQIWENKDYGSARSIVRIIGKILPLEPCPRPNFELIPFLNSVDSANYGSIVPSLADVLCVADDEEASYLRFRNSIWKNEEKEKLAFIHPLQLVEDPLSPALRHNKPRKNDWHENEAAIKKIAALEDELAFLRSQIAAIVSTQELRNSTNSGSLDLNDRPSGLGQMAPSENTPLSDEPDSFSSSVLPAPPPPPLPPQLSSLPPPCSPLLQPAADNICASDNSATEVKKQHPDDRKTTCSHRSKNQKNKDVPNMLDVLKDMNKVKLRAIERSPGGRPIHKRKRHNSPWDPVSLISHALKQKFASQEDSFEKENNSWEASPFSSPETSRVRL; encoded by the exons ATGTCCTTCATATTGAGTATTTTAAGAGTGATGCTGGAATATTTTGGTGTTCCCATAAACCAG GTTTTGCAGATCTGGGAAAATAAAGACTATGGATCAGCTCGGAGTATTGTTCGTATTATTGGGAAAATTCTTCCTTTAGAACCTTGTCCCAGGCCTAATTTTGAG CTGATTCCATTCTTGAACTCTGTGGACTCTGCTAACTATGGATCTATAGTTCCATCTCTTGCTGATGTTTTGTGTGTGGCAGATGATGAAGAAGCCAGTTATCTCAGATTTCG AAATAGTAtatggaaaaatgaagaaaaggagaaacttGCATTTATCCATCCTTTGCAGCTAGTTGAAGACCCATTGTCACCTGCTCTAAGGCAcaacaaaccaagaaaaaatgATTGGCATGAAAATGaagctgcaattaaaaaaatagctgcCCTTGAAGATGAGCTTGCTTTTCTTCGCTCTCAGATTGCTGCAATTGTGAGCACGCAAGAACTGAGAAACAGTACAAATTCTG gcTCCTTGGACCTGAATGACAGGCCTAGTGGTTTGGGACAAATGGCACCATCAGAGAATACTCCACTGAGTGATGAACCAGATTCGTTTTCAAGTTCAGTGCTTCCCGCACCCCCTCCTCCGCCACTGCCCCCTCAGTTGTCTTCTCTGCCGCCTCCATGTTCTCCTCTCCTACAACCAGCGGCTGATAATATTTGTGCATCAGATAATTCAGCAACTGAAGTGAAGAAACAGCACCCAGATGATAGGAAGACCACCTGCAGTCATCGttcaaaaaaccagaaaaataaagatgttccAAACATGTTGGATGTGCTGAAGGATATGAATAAGGTTAAACTTCGTGCTATTGAAAG gtcaccTGGCGGCAGACCcattcataaaaggaaaagacacaacTCACCTTGGGATCCAGTGTCTTTAATATCCCATGCGCTTAAGCAGAAATTTGCATCCCAAGAAGAttcctttgagaaagaaaataattcttggGAGGCTTCTCCATTTTCTAGTCCAGAAACATCAAGGGTGAGGTTATAA
- the MTFR2 gene encoding mitochondrial fission regulator 2 isoform X1: MSFILSILRVMLEYFGVPINQVLQIWENKDYGSARSIVRIIGKILPLEPCPRPNFELIPFLNSVDSANYGSIVPSLADVLCVADDEEASYLRFRNSIWKNEEKEKLAFIHPLQLVEDPLSPALRHNKPRKNDWHENEAAIKKIAALEDELAFLRSQIAAIVSTQELRNSTNSGSLDLNDRPSGLGQMAPSENTPLSDEPDSFSSSVLPAPPPPPLPPQLSSLPPPCSPLLQPAADNICASDNSATEVKKQHPDDRKTTCSHRSKNQKNKDVPNMLDVLKDMNKVKLRAIERSPGGRPIHKRKRHNSPWDPVSLISHALKQKFASQEDSFEKENNSWEASPFSSPETSRSEGC; encoded by the exons ATGTCCTTCATATTGAGTATTTTAAGAGTGATGCTGGAATATTTTGGTGTTCCCATAAACCAG GTTTTGCAGATCTGGGAAAATAAAGACTATGGATCAGCTCGGAGTATTGTTCGTATTATTGGGAAAATTCTTCCTTTAGAACCTTGTCCCAGGCCTAATTTTGAG CTGATTCCATTCTTGAACTCTGTGGACTCTGCTAACTATGGATCTATAGTTCCATCTCTTGCTGATGTTTTGTGTGTGGCAGATGATGAAGAAGCCAGTTATCTCAGATTTCG AAATAGTAtatggaaaaatgaagaaaaggagaaacttGCATTTATCCATCCTTTGCAGCTAGTTGAAGACCCATTGTCACCTGCTCTAAGGCAcaacaaaccaagaaaaaatgATTGGCATGAAAATGaagctgcaattaaaaaaatagctgcCCTTGAAGATGAGCTTGCTTTTCTTCGCTCTCAGATTGCTGCAATTGTGAGCACGCAAGAACTGAGAAACAGTACAAATTCTG gcTCCTTGGACCTGAATGACAGGCCTAGTGGTTTGGGACAAATGGCACCATCAGAGAATACTCCACTGAGTGATGAACCAGATTCGTTTTCAAGTTCAGTGCTTCCCGCACCCCCTCCTCCGCCACTGCCCCCTCAGTTGTCTTCTCTGCCGCCTCCATGTTCTCCTCTCCTACAACCAGCGGCTGATAATATTTGTGCATCAGATAATTCAGCAACTGAAGTGAAGAAACAGCACCCAGATGATAGGAAGACCACCTGCAGTCATCGttcaaaaaaccagaaaaataaagatgttccAAACATGTTGGATGTGCTGAAGGATATGAATAAGGTTAAACTTCGTGCTATTGAAAG gtcaccTGGCGGCAGACCcattcataaaaggaaaagacacaacTCACCTTGGGATCCAGTGTCTTTAATATCCCATGCGCTTAAGCAGAAATTTGCATCCCAAGAAGAttcctttgagaaagaaaataattcttggGAGGCTTCTCCATTTTCTAGTCCAGAAACATCAAGG TCTGAAGGGTGCTGA